One candidate division WWE3 bacterium DNA window includes the following coding sequences:
- a CDS encoding PBP1A family penicillin-binding protein: protein MTRSRAFKINLPHFHKPRNLLQVVVWLTTAIFSVLAAGFVASFLVVTIVSKDLPSPNKLITRQVDQSTKIMDRNGKLLYEVYGNTNRTLVTLDKISPYLIQATLATEDAQFYEHGGFSPKGFVRGIYLCVTRQGCAGGSTLTQQLVRNSLISNERTIFRKIREFILAMQIEKVYSKDEILQMYFNEAPYGGQAVGVEAASEMYFGKKASDLTLAEGAMMAGLPQAPSYYSPFGVHPEYTKGRQTYVLHLMRDVGWVDKSGQNHKIAAEIIEAAKNETLVYNDTGGKIEAAHFVMYVKKLLTDRFGEQMVASGGLQVTTTLDLDKQNILQKTITDQVTLDEKQYGYSNGAGVLEDPKTGEILAMVGSRNYFDKNYDGKYNVTIASRQPGSAIKPINYATALKQGYTAATVLYDVQTQFTGASASEPYIPVNYDGKFRGPIQLRYALANSLNIPAVKVLKLVGLENMIKTASDMGIDTFSDPSRYGLSLTLGGGETNLLELTGAYATFANTGTFNTPVFILKVTDSKGSSLYNTPTSSGRKVLDSGIAYIISDILADNDARSMEFGTGSTLHIPGYTVSVKTGTTNDLKDNWTVGYTPDLTLGIWVGNNDNTQMKNVASGISGASYIWNKAIKEYLKDKKDVPFVKPDNVVQVKIDAQTGGAATGDFPSRLEYFLKGTEPTSESQMRRRLTICKVDGKIASQSCIDAKKTEEKTFLFLIAELPEWQDAVDKWINDNHKDDEMYHPPHDISTAYFDSSGEAAKNGGPLVAITAPALNTKVKSGDSVTIQADVSSPYAVTKVTFSYDGSVVGAPVTSIPYKKNIQIASTETSGQHQIKVTAEDSAGNDGSATLSIQVV, encoded by the coding sequence GTGACTAGATCCCGAGCTTTCAAAATTAACCTCCCCCACTTTCATAAACCGCGGAATTTATTGCAAGTGGTAGTGTGGCTTACTACTGCGATATTTTCCGTACTGGCTGCCGGTTTTGTGGCTTCATTCCTTGTGGTAACCATAGTATCTAAAGATTTACCGTCTCCCAATAAATTAATTACTCGCCAAGTAGATCAATCGACTAAAATTATGGATCGCAACGGCAAGCTGCTGTACGAAGTTTACGGCAACACTAATCGTACCTTAGTTACTTTAGATAAAATATCTCCGTACTTAATTCAAGCTACCTTAGCTACCGAAGACGCCCAATTCTATGAGCATGGCGGCTTTTCTCCTAAGGGCTTTGTGCGTGGTATTTATTTGTGCGTTACCCGTCAAGGCTGCGCCGGGGGCTCAACTTTAACTCAACAACTAGTCCGTAACTCTTTAATCTCCAATGAGCGCACGATTTTTAGGAAAATTCGGGAATTTATATTGGCGATGCAAATCGAGAAAGTTTATTCCAAAGACGAAATTTTACAAATGTATTTTAACGAAGCTCCGTACGGTGGCCAAGCAGTGGGAGTGGAAGCCGCTTCCGAAATGTACTTTGGCAAAAAGGCTTCCGATTTAACTTTAGCCGAGGGGGCCATGATGGCGGGCCTGCCGCAAGCACCTTCGTATTACTCGCCTTTCGGGGTGCACCCTGAATACACTAAAGGTCGGCAAACTTACGTCCTTCATTTAATGCGAGATGTGGGTTGGGTAGATAAATCCGGCCAGAACCACAAGATTGCAGCCGAAATTATTGAAGCCGCTAAAAACGAAACGCTAGTTTACAACGATACCGGCGGAAAAATAGAAGCGGCCCATTTTGTGATGTATGTTAAAAAGCTACTTACTGATCGCTTTGGGGAGCAAATGGTGGCTAGCGGCGGCCTGCAGGTTACAACGACGTTAGATTTAGATAAACAGAATATTTTGCAAAAGACTATTACCGATCAAGTGACTCTTGATGAAAAACAGTACGGTTATAGTAACGGAGCCGGAGTTTTGGAAGATCCTAAGACTGGGGAAATTTTAGCGATGGTGGGCAGCCGTAATTATTTCGACAAAAATTACGACGGTAAATATAACGTCACGATTGCCTCCCGTCAGCCAGGATCCGCTATTAAACCAATTAATTACGCTACTGCTTTAAAACAGGGCTACACTGCCGCCACTGTTCTCTACGACGTTCAAACCCAGTTTACCGGAGCATCGGCTTCTGAGCCATATATTCCGGTTAACTACGATGGTAAGTTTCGGGGCCCCATTCAGCTGCGGTATGCTCTCGCTAACTCTTTAAATATTCCGGCCGTTAAAGTTCTTAAGTTAGTGGGACTGGAAAACATGATTAAGACGGCTTCGGATATGGGTATCGACACTTTTTCCGATCCTTCCCGCTACGGTTTGTCACTAACTTTAGGTGGTGGCGAAACTAATCTTTTGGAGCTAACAGGGGCCTATGCCACTTTCGCCAATACCGGTACTTTTAATACTCCGGTTTTTATTCTTAAAGTAACTGATTCTAAAGGGTCTTCTTTATACAACACTCCCACTTCGTCCGGTCGTAAGGTCTTAGATAGCGGCATTGCCTATATAATTTCCGACATTTTAGCGGATAACGACGCTCGTTCCATGGAGTTTGGCACCGGGTCCACTTTGCATATTCCGGGGTATACTGTTTCCGTAAAAACTGGAACTACTAATGATCTAAAAGACAATTGGACGGTTGGTTACACGCCTGATTTGACTTTAGGTATATGGGTTGGCAATAACGATAATACTCAAATGAAAAACGTGGCCTCGGGAATTAGCGGCGCCTCTTACATTTGGAACAAGGCAATTAAAGAGTATTTAAAAGATAAAAAAGACGTTCCATTCGTAAAACCGGATAATGTTGTTCAGGTTAAGATCGATGCGCAGACCGGCGGCGCCGCTACCGGCGACTTTCCATCACGTCTTGAGTATTTCCTAAAAGGCACGGAACCGACATCCGAAAGTCAAATGAGGCGTCGTTTAACTATTTGTAAAGTCGACGGTAAGATTGCCTCACAGTCTTGTATTGACGCCAAAAAGACCGAGGAGAAAACCTTCCTCTTTCTAATTGCCGAGTTGCCGGAGTGGCAGGACGCGGTGGATAAATGGATTAACGATAATCATAAGGACGATGAAATGTATCATCCGCCGCATGATATTTCGACGGCCTACTTTGATAGTAGTGGTGAAGCTGCTAAAAATGGTGGTCCGCTAGTGGCGATCACGGCGCCGGCTCTAAATACAAAGGTCAAATCCGGGGATTCGGTGACCATTCAAGCTGACGTTAGTAGCCCGTACGCTGTTACCAAAGTCACCTTTTCGTATGACGGATCCGTCGTTGGTGCCCCTGTAACTTCCATTCCCTACAAAAAGAATATTCAAATCGCTTCGACCGAAACGTCGGGTCAGCATCAAATCAAGGTTACGGCCGAGGATAGTGCTGGGAATGACGGCAGTGCGACTCTGAGTATCCAGGTGGTCTAA
- a CDS encoding phenylalanine--tRNA ligase subunit beta: MRRAKESEKMATLDDKERLLSNDNLVITASDQPVAVAGIMGGASSEISDTTTTLILEAANFNNFAIRKSSMSLGLRSEASLRFEKGLDPNLTAKALSLAVTLLMSEADANVTEVAEYYPLPTEPITIITTVDFINNCLGAKLTVQEILRILTTLGFGVGSNKDALQITVPTSRQDVVIAEDLIEEIARIYGYENIKPTLPQKDLRPVSLTSSQSEDRLLRDNLRLLGYDEVYSYSFIGSDLYNKAGRSVVECLEIVNPLSDDLKFIRNDLIPGLLSKVALNSHNYNSFKIFEIGKEIHPKHEELKNELDAPTTETLVAVGAVYNVDNNHLEETYRKIKGEIEYLKAEKDAEINVINEKVLKNFGIKGPVITWKIKLDPYFKKHASLRPEIKDAAVTTPITEDISFYVDEKTAVGEIIKTIKGLSKLVSDVEVFDVYHESDKKSVALTVSYSDKDKQLSTLEVTPIRENIIKMLEEKFKLEVRKTI; the protein is encoded by the coding sequence GTGCGCCGCGCGAAAGAGTCCGAAAAAATGGCAACGCTTGATGATAAAGAACGGCTACTTAGTAATGATAACCTCGTGATTACAGCGTCAGACCAACCGGTCGCTGTCGCTGGTATTATGGGCGGTGCTTCGTCAGAAATATCTGACACTACAACGACGTTGATTCTAGAAGCCGCTAATTTTAATAATTTTGCAATTAGAAAAAGCTCTATGTCATTAGGGCTGCGTTCCGAAGCCTCATTACGCTTTGAAAAAGGCTTGGATCCAAATCTAACCGCCAAAGCCTTGTCACTCGCAGTCACTTTACTTATGTCAGAGGCTGATGCGAATGTTACTGAAGTCGCTGAGTATTACCCACTTCCGACAGAACCTATAACGATTATAACCACCGTAGATTTTATAAATAATTGTTTGGGGGCAAAACTGACGGTGCAAGAAATACTTCGGATTTTAACTACCCTAGGATTTGGGGTCGGTAGTAACAAAGACGCTTTACAAATAACCGTACCAACATCCCGTCAAGACGTTGTTATTGCGGAAGACCTGATTGAAGAAATCGCTCGTATTTACGGCTACGAAAATATTAAACCGACGCTCCCGCAAAAAGACCTGCGTCCGGTGTCACTAACCTCGTCCCAATCAGAAGATCGGCTTCTGCGTGATAACCTGCGTCTTTTAGGTTACGACGAGGTTTATAGCTACTCATTTATAGGTAGTGATCTATATAATAAAGCGGGGCGGAGCGTAGTCGAATGCCTGGAGATTGTTAACCCGCTTTCGGATGATCTTAAATTCATTCGTAACGATTTAATTCCCGGACTTTTAAGCAAAGTTGCGCTTAATTCACATAACTACAACTCTTTTAAAATCTTTGAAATTGGTAAAGAGATTCATCCAAAACACGAAGAGTTAAAAAATGAACTGGACGCGCCAACGACCGAGACGTTAGTTGCGGTCGGCGCTGTTTACAACGTCGACAATAATCATTTAGAGGAAACTTATCGTAAAATTAAAGGGGAAATAGAATATTTGAAGGCTGAAAAAGACGCAGAGATTAATGTTATTAACGAAAAAGTCCTAAAGAACTTCGGTATTAAAGGACCAGTTATTACTTGGAAAATAAAGCTGGACCCTTATTTTAAAAAACACGCAAGCTTAAGACCGGAGATCAAAGACGCTGCTGTGACAACCCCAATTACCGAAGATATTTCTTTTTATGTTGATGAGAAAACAGCGGTTGGTGAAATCATTAAGACAATTAAGGGATTGTCAAAATTGGTTAGTGACGTTGAAGTGTTTGATGTTTACCACGAATCCGATAAGAAATCTGTCGCCTTAACCGTGTCATATTCGGACAAAGATAAGCAGTTATCTACGTTAGAAGTAACACCAATCAGAGAAAACATTATCAAGATGCTAGAGGAGAAATTTAAGTTAGAAGTTAGGAAGACAATATAA
- a CDS encoding phenylalanine--tRNA ligase beta subunit-related protein — MRISLNWLKDFVKINKTPEELSDLISAKLTEVEGFVDQKKLYDGIIAVKIEELKKHPNSDHLWLVKVNTGHEILDIVCGAQNLAVDQIVPLIPVGATVPDTDDVLKTAVIRGEKSQGMLASVRELKLGDDHSGIYILNDKIKPGTPLSEALSLDDVIFEIENKALTHRGDCFSVAGIAREVAAITTEKFIEPDYNAVKGTSSDHKIALTIQNQVDCPRYLACHLSNVKVAPSPEYVTRRLINSGIRPINNVVQKITKAFGT; from the coding sequence ATGAGGATTTCTCTAAATTGGCTAAAAGATTTTGTAAAAATAAACAAAACTCCCGAGGAGTTGTCTGATTTAATTTCGGCTAAACTTACTGAAGTCGAAGGCTTTGTTGATCAAAAGAAGCTTTATGACGGCATCATCGCCGTTAAAATCGAAGAACTAAAAAAACATCCCAATTCTGATCATCTCTGGCTAGTCAAAGTAAACACCGGTCATGAGATTCTTGACATTGTCTGCGGTGCTCAGAACCTTGCAGTCGACCAAATAGTCCCTCTAATTCCCGTCGGCGCGACTGTACCTGATACTGACGATGTCCTTAAAACCGCCGTTATCCGTGGCGAAAAGTCGCAGGGCATGCTCGCTTCCGTGCGTGAACTCAAACTTGGTGACGACCACTCTGGAATTTATATTTTAAATGACAAAATAAAACCCGGGACTCCATTATCAGAAGCACTAAGCCTTGATGACGTCATTTTTGAAATCGAAAACAAGGCCTTAACGCATCGCGGCGATTGTTTTAGTGTCGCTGGCATTGCACGGGAAGTAGCGGCTATTACCACCGAAAAATTTATCGAACCGGATTATAACGCGGTCAAAGGAACCAGCTCCGATCATAAAATTGCGTTAACTATTCAGAACCAGGTTGATTGCCCCCGTTACTTAGCTTGTCATCTTAGCAACGTCAAAGTCGCCCCCTCACCGGAATATGTTACCAGGCGTCTTATAAATTCCGGAATCAGACCGATCAATAATGTTGTCCAAAAGATAACAAAGGCCTTTGGAACTTAG